The nucleotide window ACGCAATGCCTCGGTATTGGCGGGAACGGCGGCCGCACTGCGTCCGTTACGCCGGTCCCGTCACTACCGCGGTCATCGGGTCTTGTGGCGTCGACGGTACCGTCTCGGATGTCGCGCTCGGCCGTTCGTTCGTCGACCGGACGCCCGGCGCTTCGCTGCCCGCCTCGCGTGGTGATCGCGTTCGTTCACACATGACTACACAGATCAAAGATCCCGTTCACGGGTACATCGAACTCGCCGACCCGCTCGTCGATCGCGTGATCGACACGTCGGCGTTCCAGCGGCTTCGGCACGTCAAACAGCTCTCGGCGACGCATCTCGTCTATCCGGCCGCCAATCACACGCGGTTCGAACACAGCCTCGGGGTCTATCACCTCGGCCGTCGCGTCTTCGAGAACCTCCGCGAGGAGCCGTACTTCACCCGGGAGACCTCGCCGGAGACGGTAGACGAGATACAGTCGACGTTGGAGTGTGCGTGTCTGCTTCACGATGTCGGCCATCCGCCCTTCTCGCACGTCTGCGAGCGCTTCTTTGACCCGGCGGAGCTGCGGGACCGGCTCGCCGAAGAGGGGTTCGTCGCGTCGCTTCGGGAGGCCGGACTCGGCGACGCCCCGGTTCGGGAGGCGAGCCCGCACGAACTCGTGAGCTGTCTGTTGATACTCGATCGCTTCGCGGACGCGCTGCGGTCGCTGTCGGTCGATCCCGAGGAGGTGTGTGCGTACGTCTTGGGGTACAGCCTGGTGTACGAACGCGGGGGACCGTGGCAGCACGGGCTGGGCGCACAACTGCTCCACTCTCCGGTCGATGTCGATCGGCTCGATTACATTTCCCGGGACAACTGGATGACCGGCGCGAACGTGTTGAACTTCGACACCGACCGCATGGTCGACGCTTACACCGCACACCCCGACGAGGGGCTGGCGCTCTCCGAGAAGGCGCTCTCGACGCTCGGCAACTACCTCGAAGGCCGGATCGCGCTGTACATGTGGGTGACCCAACACCACAAGTCGGTGTACGCGAACGCGCTCCTCCGCGACCTCACGGAACGGGCGGCCGCGCTGACGGGCGACCCGCCGGTGACGATAGACGGGGTGATCGAAGACGAGATCGACGACAACACCGTCGCCGAGCGGCTGCGCCGACTCGCGCGCGACCGGCCCGAGACCACGTTCGCGACGCTGTACGACCGGTATCGCGCCCGGCGGTTCCCGACGACCTGCTGGAAACACCGGATCGCCTACGCGGACCGGGTCGATGTCGACCGCGAGGCGTTCGGCGAGTGGCTCGTCTCCGGCGACGACCGCCTCGAACGTGCGCTCGCCGACGAGCTGGGCGTCCCGGCTCACGACGTGTGGATCGAACGCTCGTACGTTCCCGAGTACGAGCCCTCGGAGCTGGCCGACATCCCGATAGCCTACGGCGGGACGACGCGCTCGGCCGGCGACTGGGGACTGTACGGCGAGCGCACGTTCGATAGCCCGATCCCGTTCGTCTACGTGCCGGACGGGGACCGCAAGCGCGCGACGCGGTGGCTCGTCGATCGGTTCCGGGCGGAGTACGGGGGCTGACCCGCATCCCTCGGTCCGTGACGGTCCCGGTCTGACCGTTCCGCTCTGACGCCTATTCGCCGTCGCTGCCCCCGACGGAGGGACCGACAGGGAGCGACACCGATCGGCCGCAGCGGCCGACGGCGACGCCGAGCGCGAACGCGACGACACCGGTGAGCGCGATCCACAGCGTGTCCGGGTGTTCCGTGCCGGAGTGTAACAACAGGCCGGCGATCGATATGAGTTCCATACTTTCGGTCGACTCCTGTCCCGCTAAACCCCGTCGGTACGGAGGCCGCCAACCCTTGACCGCTGCCCGACTCGGGGACCGATAACACCGGTGTTAGCCGGTCACGGTCCCGTCCCTCTCGTTTTTATACGGCTCGGCCGCCTTCGGATCGGTATGAGCGACGAGAATCCGGCTCCGGTCACGTCGGAGCGTCCGGACGCACCGTTCCACACCAGCGGCACCGACCACATCACGGTCTGGGGGAGCAACGAGGAGGACACCCTCGCCTTCTACCGCGACCTGCTCGGGATGCCGCTCGTGTTGCGGCAGCCGAACCTCGACGACCCCTCGCAGACGCACCTCTTCTTCGACACCGGCGACGACCGGATCCTCACCGTGTTCGTGAGCGACGAGCGCGCGTCCGCCCGTGGGCAGCGTGTCAACACCGGCGCGGTCCACCACCTGTGTTTCAGCGTCGAACCCGACGAGTACGAGGAGATCATGGCGTCCCTCGAAGAGGCGGGCAAGGGGTACAACGTGTTCGACCGCGGCATCTTCCACTCCATTTACACGCAGGACAACAACGGCCTCGTCATCGAGCTGTCGGCGGACAAATACGAGATTCCCGACGGGCGCAAAGGCGAGGTGCTCGCGACCGCCCAGCGCCTCCGCGAGGAGGACGGGGCCGACTTCGCGCAGGACCGACACATGGAGGGGGCCCTCGAAGAGCTGGGTATCCCGGTGAACAAACACGACCTGCCCGACGCCGACGCCGGCGTCGGGGTCTGAGATGGCCGGCCGCTCTCCCGGGCACGGCGGCGACGACCCGCACGGCGACGAGCCGCTGGTCACCGCCGGGACGCCCCTCGATGACGCCGACGCCGCGCTCGTGCTCGTCCACGGTCGCGGCGCGACCGCCCGTAGCGTCGTCGATCTGGGTGAACAGCTGGCCGACGACCGCGACCTCGCGATTCTCGCGCCCGCGGCCGCCGGGAACACCTGGTACCCGAACTCCTTCCTCTCGCCGGTCGCGGACAACGAACCGGGCCGCACCTCGGGGCTGCGCGCGGTCGGCGCGGCGGCCGACCGCGCGGTCGACGCCGGGATCGACCGCGACCGCGTCCTCGTCGGCGGCTTCTCGCAGGGAGCGTGTCTCGCGAGCGAGTTCGTCGCCCGGAACCCGACCCGGTACGGCGGACTCGCCGTCTTCAGCGGCGGTCTGATCGGGGAGTCGATCGACATCGATGACTACCTCGCGGACGGGGCGGCGGACGGGGAGGTGTCGACCGACGCCGACGGGGGCCCTCTCGACGGGACGCCCGTATTTGTCGGCTGTAGCGACACCGACCCGCACATTCCCGAAGAGCGGGTTCACGAGACGACCGCGGTGTTGGAGGCGCTCGGCGGCGACGTGGACGAGCGGATCTACCCGGGGATGGGCCACGGGATCAACGACGACGAGGTCGAAGCCGTGTCGGCGATGGTCGCGGACCTCGCGTGACGGTCGGTACCGGCCGCTCCCGGTCGGATCACGCCAGCCAGTCGTCGGGCTTCGTGTCGTAGTCGACCTCGTCGGCCGCGATCCGCGCTTCGAGGTCGTCGTCGAGGTCGTGTTCGGTCACCTCGCCGCCGTCGTACTGGAAGCGCACGCCGACTTCGGTGCCCTCGGGCTCTTCTCCGCGCCGCTTCGCGCGCCGGACGGCACCGTCGCCGTACTCGGTGCGGATCGTGGCGAGGTTGACCGGGCGACCCCACAGCTCGAACGCGCGTTTCAGCGTCGCCTTCGCCTGTTCCTCGTCGAGCGCGACACCGTTGTACCGGTGGCCGAGGAGCAACTCGCCCCGGTTCCGGAAGTTGCCGTCCATCACGACGACCGTCGGCTTCCCGAAGTTCGTGAACCGCAGGAGCAGCTTCTTTCGGATGTCGTCGGCGTCGACGCTGGCGACGCGGTACTCGCCCGCAGCCCGGCTGTACTCGTAAGTGAAGTAGTTCCCCTCCCGCACGAACTCGTCGGTGAGGAACGCGTCGATGAACGTCACGTCGTTGTGGCTCTCGCGGACGTCGAACATGCGCCTCCAGCCGGCCGCGCGGTCGACGTCGTCGATCGCGGCCTCGACCGTCTCGTAGCGGTCGACGTCGAACAGGTACCGCGCCCGCTCGGCCAGCGCCTCCCGGGAGACGTTCCGGAGCGCGCCGCGGTGTTCGGGCCGGGAGAGGACGTAGTGTCGCTCGGCGAGCCCCTCGCGCGTGAGCAGCTTCCACGGGTACCGCTCGACGTCCGGGGCGTCTCCGTCGCTCGGGTCCGGATCGGCGTTCGGATCGCCGCTCCGGGCCGACAGCGCCCGGTCGACCGCCTCGGCGTCGACCCGCGGATTGCCCTCCGCGGCGAGGTCGGCCAGCTCGTCGAGCGTCGCCGTCCCCGCACCGGCAATGGCCGGGTGCGGTTCGAGCAGTTCCGCGACGCGGTCGACGTCGATCCGCGAGTGGAAGTTCTCGGGCGTGACGCCCTCGACGCGGAGCAGCCTGTCGATCACGTCCCGGCGCGCCGCGCGGCGCTCGACGTGGGTCCACAGCTCGAAGCCGAGCTTGTAGGGATTGAGTCCGGGCGAGCCGAGCACCCGCGACATGTGGTCGGCGTACGTGAGGAACTCGTTGGGACCGGCGAACCCCTCGCCGCCCATCATCACCGACTCCCAGTACGTCGCCCACCCCTCGTTCATCACCTTCGTCTGCTTCTGTCCCGCGAAGTAGTACGCCTCCTCGCGGATCGCGTCGATGACGGTCGTCTCCCACGGTTCCCGGTCGACCGCCTTGCCGCTCTCGGGGTCGTACCGCTTCCCGTGGTCGCGCAGGAACGCGAGCACGTCGGGCCGGGGGTCCTCCGGTTCGACGCCCTCGCCCCGCGCTTCGAGCCACTCGTCGTCGAACACGTCGCGGCGCACCTCCTCGGAGAGGTCGAGGCCGTCGATCCGGTCTTCGATCGCCGCGAGCGGGTCGTCGTCTCCGTCGTTCACGTCCGCGGCGACGCCCGGCTCCTCGACCGACCGGGCGGCGTCGACCGGGCTGTGCTGGTCGATCGTGTCCTCTAACGCGGTCACGGCGTCGATCAGGCGCTCCACCTCGTCGCGGTCGACGTCCGCCCGCTCCGCGATCGACGCGATCCGGTCGGCGTTGCGCTCCAGTCGCGCCGCGGCGTTCGGGCCGCCCTCGCCGCGGTCCGCGTACAGCCCGAACCACTCGTTGTTCGCGAAGAAGTCCGCGTGCGCCTCGACGTGGGTGATGACGGCCTTCTGGTCGGCGGCCGCGTTCGACTCCTGGAGGAACGCGTGGGCCGGGTCGTCGTTGTTGACGATCTCGAACGCCTTCCCGAGCCCGTGGCGGTCCTTCTTTCGCTGTCGCTCGTAGTTCATCCCCCACCGCCAGTGCGGGTACCGACGCTGGAAGCCCCCGTAGGCGATCAGTTCGTTCATCTGGTCGTGGTCGACCACCCAGTACCGCACCGGGTACGGTTCCAGCCCCAGCCGCTCCGCCAGCTTCCGGGCCTCGCGGGCCGGCTCGTCGAGGGCGTCGGCCTCGCGTTTCGCCTCGATCCGGTCGTCCCTCATCGGCGGTCACCCCCGTCCGCGCGGCGTCCGGCGGTCGCCCCGGTCGCGTCGCCGGCGTCGCTCGCGCCGGACTCCGTGCTGAGGATCTCGTAGATGGCGTCGGTGACGTCGTCGGGTTCCGAGACGCGCGCGACGGCCACGCCGTCGCCGTCGTCGAACGCGGCCTCGACCTCGTCGGCGTGACGGGCGTTCGCCGCGCCGTCGCCGGGCCGCGTCTCGACGTACGCTTGGAGGTTGGCGTCGATCGACTCCATCAACGGGATCACCGACTCGGTCGTGTCGCTGCCGGCGTTCTCCGAGTCGCCGGCGGCGAACACGTACCGGTTCCACTCGCTGTACGGGTACTCCGCTACGATCTCCTCGACCAGTTCGTACGCGCTGGAGATCCGGGTCCCGCCGCCGGATTGGACCCCAAAGAACTCCTCGCGGTCCACCTCCCACGCCTCGGCGTCGTGGACGACGTACCGGAACTCGGCGGCGTCGTACTTCCCGGTCAGGTACCAGTCCATCGGGGTGAACACCCGCTCGACCAGCTCTCGTTTCGTCTCGCGCATCGAGCCGGAGGCATCGCGGACGTTGATCACGACGACGTTGCGCTCGCGCTCCTCTATCACCTCCGGGTGCCGGAACCGCTCGTCCTCGTGCCGGA belongs to Halorubrum sp. DM2 and includes:
- a CDS encoding VOC family protein translates to MSDENPAPVTSERPDAPFHTSGTDHITVWGSNEEDTLAFYRDLLGMPLVLRQPNLDDPSQTHLFFDTGDDRILTVFVSDERASARGQRVNTGAVHHLCFSVEPDEYEEIMASLEEAGKGYNVFDRGIFHSIYTQDNNGLVIELSADKYEIPDGRKGEVLATAQRLREEDGADFAQDRHMEGALEELGIPVNKHDLPDADAGVGV
- a CDS encoding HD domain-containing protein, producing the protein MTTQIKDPVHGYIELADPLVDRVIDTSAFQRLRHVKQLSATHLVYPAANHTRFEHSLGVYHLGRRVFENLREEPYFTRETSPETVDEIQSTLECACLLHDVGHPPFSHVCERFFDPAELRDRLAEEGFVASLREAGLGDAPVREASPHELVSCLLILDRFADALRSLSVDPEEVCAYVLGYSLVYERGGPWQHGLGAQLLHSPVDVDRLDYISRDNWMTGANVLNFDTDRMVDAYTAHPDEGLALSEKALSTLGNYLEGRIALYMWVTQHHKSVYANALLRDLTERAAALTGDPPVTIDGVIEDEIDDNTVAERLRRLARDRPETTFATLYDRYRARRFPTTCWKHRIAYADRVDVDREAFGEWLVSGDDRLERALADELGVPAHDVWIERSYVPEYEPSELADIPIAYGGTTRSAGDWGLYGERTFDSPIPFVYVPDGDRKRATRWLVDRFRAEYGG
- a CDS encoding dienelactone hydrolase family protein: MAGRSPGHGGDDPHGDEPLVTAGTPLDDADAALVLVHGRGATARSVVDLGEQLADDRDLAILAPAAAGNTWYPNSFLSPVADNEPGRTSGLRAVGAAADRAVDAGIDRDRVLVGGFSQGACLASEFVARNPTRYGGLAVFSGGLIGESIDIDDYLADGAADGEVSTDADGGPLDGTPVFVGCSDTDPHIPEERVHETTAVLEALGGDVDERIYPGMGHGINDDEVEAVSAMVADLA
- a CDS encoding SpoVR family protein, which translates into the protein MRDDRIEAKREADALDEPAREARKLAERLGLEPYPVRYWVVDHDQMNELIAYGGFQRRYPHWRWGMNYERQRKKDRHGLGKAFEIVNNDDPAHAFLQESNAAADQKAVITHVEAHADFFANNEWFGLYADRGEGGPNAAARLERNADRIASIAERADVDRDEVERLIDAVTALEDTIDQHSPVDAARSVEEPGVAADVNDGDDDPLAAIEDRIDGLDLSEEVRRDVFDDEWLEARGEGVEPEDPRPDVLAFLRDHGKRYDPESGKAVDREPWETTVIDAIREEAYYFAGQKQTKVMNEGWATYWESVMMGGEGFAGPNEFLTYADHMSRVLGSPGLNPYKLGFELWTHVERRAARRDVIDRLLRVEGVTPENFHSRIDVDRVAELLEPHPAIAGAGTATLDELADLAAEGNPRVDAEAVDRALSARSGDPNADPDPSDGDAPDVERYPWKLLTREGLAERHYVLSRPEHRGALRNVSREALAERARYLFDVDRYETVEAAIDDVDRAAGWRRMFDVRESHNDVTFIDAFLTDEFVREGNYFTYEYSRAAGEYRVASVDADDIRKKLLLRFTNFGKPTVVVMDGNFRNRGELLLGHRYNGVALDEEQAKATLKRAFELWGRPVNLATIRTEYGDGAVRRAKRRGEEPEGTEVGVRFQYDGGEVTEHDLDDDLEARIAADEVDYDTKPDDWLA